A stretch of Synechococcus sp. WH 8020 DNA encodes these proteins:
- the secE gene encoding preprotein translocase subunit SecE, which yields MTSPTSEDTETASPQTPAETGRRGGFLAATFEELKLVVWPSRQQLFSESVAVILMVSLSAAAISALSRFYGWAASQVFR from the coding sequence GTGACCAGCCCTACTTCCGAGGACACCGAAACCGCTTCCCCACAAACACCGGCTGAAACAGGCCGAAGGGGTGGTTTTTTAGCTGCCACTTTCGAAGAGCTGAAGCTGGTGGTCTGGCCCAGTCGTCAGCAGCTGTTCAGTGAATCAGTGGCTGTGATCTTGATGGTGAGCCTCTCGGCCGCGGCCATTTCAGCCCTCAGCCGTTTTTACGGTTGGGCCGCTTCTCAGGTGTTCCGTTGA
- the nusG gene encoding transcription termination/antitermination protein NusG, translated as MSDLDTTQQESTEVLDLPAPNEGEDGTLESMPARTSVARWYAVQVASSCEKKVKATLEQRAVTLGVSNRILEIEIPETPAVKVKKDGSRQSTEEKVFPGYVLVRMVLDEDTMMAVRSTPNVINFVGAEDRRATGKARGHIKPRPLSRQEVDRIFKRAAEKKTVVKVDLAEGDQILVTAGPFKDFQGEVIEVSGERSKLKALLSIFGRETPVELEFSQISKQN; from the coding sequence GTGTCTGACCTCGATACCACCCAGCAGGAGAGCACCGAGGTGCTTGATCTGCCAGCACCCAATGAGGGAGAGGACGGCACGCTTGAGTCGATGCCTGCACGCACATCTGTCGCGCGTTGGTACGCGGTGCAGGTCGCCTCAAGCTGTGAGAAAAAGGTGAAGGCCACCCTTGAGCAGCGCGCTGTCACGCTTGGGGTCAGCAACCGAATCCTTGAGATTGAAATTCCCGAGACGCCGGCGGTGAAAGTCAAAAAAGACGGCAGTCGTCAATCCACTGAGGAGAAGGTGTTTCCGGGTTACGTGCTGGTCAGGATGGTCCTGGATGAAGACACAATGATGGCGGTGAGAAGCACGCCAAACGTCATCAATTTTGTTGGTGCAGAAGACCGTCGTGCCACGGGTAAGGCCCGTGGCCATATCAAGCCCCGTCCCCTGAGTCGTCAGGAGGTGGATCGTATTTTCAAGCGCGCAGCCGAGAAGAAGACCGTCGTCAAAGTCGATCTCGCAGAGGGCGATCAAATCCTGGTGACCGCAGGTCCTTTCAAAGACTTCCAAGGCGAGGTGATCGAGGTGTCTGGGGAACGAAGCAAGCTCAAAGCGTTGTTATCAATCTTTGGTCGAGAAACCCCTGTCGAGCTTGAGTTCTCTCAGATCAGTAAGCAAAACTGA
- a CDS encoding ATP-dependent Clp protease ATP-binding subunit: MTSTSRTSFEPLSSLTSEPDRFSDDAWELLLSGQDVARRWRHQDLDVEHLLQVLFSDERYRRVAAALPLPIDRLLDQLEGFLAEQPMARGEDLFVGEDLESLLEEADRVRSLWGSRLIDVSHLLIAMGRDPRVGAELFAQFGLPADRLEAELTRAPDRSPSSVVAPPPPRPRAPSASAAPAPMPPAQKPPVQQPSVQLQQGQTAASPQPQGDEMDRSVELISEPTALESYGRDLTAAAAAGLLDPVIGRDGEIRSLIKVLSRRGKNNPVLIGAPGVGKTAVAELLAQRIVAGEVPESLQGLRLVALDGGALIAGAKFRGQFEERLRAVLDEVSDPEAAVVLFIDELHTVVNSERSSADAASLLKPALARGELRCIAATTPEDYRRTVEKDPALNRRFQKVPIQEPSIELSVEILRGLKERYELHHGVTITDEAVMAAARLADRYISDRCLPDKAIDLIDEAAAQLKMDVTSKPQVVEDAEADLRRVELAVLAAEQAPDGERVQLQRNRLEASDRLSQLRERWQAEREQLEELRQLLQEDEDLRHAIAEAERDGNLEEAARLQYDQLHRVQQRRADLEQSLNEAQEEGSALLREQVEAADIADVVARWTGIPIQRLLAGERQKLLELEQRLAERVIGQPEAVQAVAAAIRRARAGMKDPRRPVGSFLFLGPTGVGKTELAKALGALLFDEEEAIVRLDMSEFMERNAVARLLGAPPGYVGYEEGGQLTEAVRRRPYALLLLDEVEKAHPDVFNVLLQVLDDGRLTDSQGRTVDFRHTVVVMTSNLASRAILDSARQAQSGDEAGAAQALNTAVDEALAHHFRPEFLNRIDEVIRFRPLGVEDLERIVRLQLADLAHLLSEQGLELRVDDAVAHDLATLGYEPEYGARPLRRVLRRRVENPLATELLEERFNGAQAVRVHSGDTSTEPFRFEAE; this comes from the coding sequence ATGACTTCCACCTCCCGCACCAGCTTTGAGCCTTTGAGCAGCCTGACGTCAGAACCTGATCGCTTCAGTGACGACGCTTGGGAGCTGTTGCTGTCTGGGCAGGATGTGGCCCGTCGTTGGCGTCATCAGGATCTCGATGTTGAGCATCTTTTGCAGGTGCTCTTTAGCGATGAGCGCTATCGGCGTGTTGCTGCGGCCTTGCCACTGCCAATCGACCGACTGCTCGATCAACTCGAGGGCTTTTTGGCTGAGCAGCCCATGGCTCGCGGTGAGGATCTGTTCGTGGGAGAGGATCTCGAATCCTTATTGGAGGAGGCGGATCGGGTGCGCTCACTTTGGGGCTCCCGCTTGATCGATGTGTCCCATCTCTTGATCGCGATGGGGCGCGACCCTCGCGTCGGTGCAGAGTTGTTTGCGCAATTTGGACTGCCCGCCGATCGGCTTGAAGCAGAACTGACCCGTGCTCCCGATCGCTCACCTTCGAGCGTTGTCGCGCCTCCTCCCCCACGGCCTCGAGCGCCCTCAGCCTCTGCTGCTCCTGCTCCCATGCCTCCAGCGCAGAAGCCTCCAGTGCAGCAGCCTTCAGTTCAGCTTCAGCAAGGCCAAACGGCTGCATCCCCTCAGCCTCAGGGCGATGAGATGGACCGCTCTGTTGAGCTGATCAGCGAGCCGACTGCGTTGGAGAGCTATGGCCGCGACCTCACGGCTGCTGCGGCCGCTGGATTGCTTGATCCAGTGATCGGCAGGGATGGCGAGATTCGTAGCTTGATCAAGGTGCTGTCGCGACGCGGCAAAAACAACCCTGTTTTGATTGGTGCGCCTGGCGTGGGTAAGACCGCGGTCGCAGAGCTCCTGGCGCAACGGATCGTTGCTGGTGAGGTGCCCGAATCTCTGCAGGGCTTGCGGCTTGTTGCTCTCGATGGTGGTGCCTTGATCGCTGGAGCCAAGTTCCGCGGTCAGTTCGAGGAACGTCTTCGTGCCGTTCTCGATGAGGTGAGCGATCCGGAAGCGGCCGTTGTGCTGTTCATTGATGAACTTCACACCGTGGTGAACAGTGAGCGATCGAGTGCTGATGCGGCCAGTTTGCTCAAACCAGCCCTGGCACGCGGCGAGTTGCGTTGTATTGCCGCCACGACTCCAGAGGACTATCGCCGCACCGTGGAGAAGGATCCAGCGTTGAACAGGCGCTTTCAGAAGGTGCCGATTCAGGAGCCTTCGATTGAACTCAGTGTGGAGATTCTTCGTGGATTGAAGGAGCGATATGAGTTGCATCACGGGGTCACCATTACCGATGAGGCGGTCATGGCGGCAGCACGGTTGGCGGATCGCTACATCAGTGACCGGTGTTTGCCGGATAAGGCAATCGACTTGATCGATGAAGCTGCTGCTCAGTTGAAAATGGATGTGACGTCCAAGCCTCAGGTGGTGGAGGATGCAGAGGCTGATCTACGCCGAGTGGAGTTGGCGGTTCTCGCCGCGGAGCAGGCACCGGACGGGGAACGGGTTCAGCTCCAGCGCAATCGTCTTGAGGCCTCTGACAGGCTGAGTCAGCTCCGGGAGCGATGGCAGGCGGAACGGGAGCAGCTGGAGGAGTTGCGTCAGTTGCTTCAGGAAGATGAAGACCTTCGCCATGCGATTGCCGAAGCAGAGCGGGACGGAAATTTGGAAGAGGCCGCCCGTCTTCAGTACGACCAGTTGCATCGCGTTCAGCAGCGCCGCGCTGATCTTGAACAGTCGCTGAATGAGGCCCAAGAGGAAGGGTCTGCCCTGCTGCGAGAACAGGTGGAAGCGGCTGATATCGCGGATGTGGTGGCCCGTTGGACTGGGATTCCAATCCAGCGCCTTCTTGCTGGTGAGCGTCAAAAGCTGTTGGAACTTGAGCAGCGTCTTGCCGAACGGGTGATTGGCCAGCCAGAGGCGGTGCAGGCTGTAGCAGCGGCCATTCGTCGTGCCCGTGCTGGCATGAAAGATCCACGCCGTCCGGTGGGTTCATTTTTGTTTTTAGGGCCGACAGGCGTGGGTAAGACCGAGCTGGCAAAAGCGCTTGGAGCTTTGTTGTTCGACGAGGAAGAGGCCATCGTTCGACTCGACATGAGTGAATTCATGGAGCGCAATGCGGTGGCGCGCTTGCTTGGTGCGCCACCGGGGTATGTGGGCTACGAGGAGGGCGGTCAACTCACCGAGGCTGTTCGGCGTCGCCCCTATGCGCTGTTGCTGCTGGATGAGGTGGAGAAAGCGCATCCGGATGTGTTCAACGTGCTGCTCCAAGTTCTTGACGACGGACGGCTCACCGACTCGCAGGGCAGGACCGTTGACTTCCGCCACACCGTGGTGGTGATGACCAGCAATCTGGCCAGTAGAGCCATTCTCGATTCTGCCCGTCAAGCTCAATCGGGTGATGAGGCCGGAGCCGCTCAGGCGCTCAATACCGCCGTGGACGAGGCGTTGGCCCACCATTTCAGGCCAGAATTTTTGAATCGGATCGATGAAGTGATTCGCTTCCGTCCCCTTGGTGTGGAAGATCTGGAAAGGATTGTGCGTTTGCAGCTTGCCGATCTAGCCCACTTGCTGTCCGAGCAAGGACTTGAATTGCGTGTGGATGATGCGGTGGCGCATGATCTGGCGACTTTGGGGTATGAGCCCGAATATGGCGCTAGACCTTTGCGTCGAGTCCTGCGCCGTCGCGTCGAAAATCCGCTGGCGACCGAATTGCTTGAAGAGCGCTTTAACGGGGCTCAGGCGGTTCGGGTGCATTCAGGAGACACATCGACAGAACCGTTTCGATTCGAGGCAGAATGA
- the coaE gene encoding dephospho-CoA kinase (Dephospho-CoA kinase (CoaE) performs the final step in coenzyme A biosynthesis.), which translates to MSGDNRWQGRQRRIGLTGGIASGKSSVGHFLIQQGIQVLDADLYAREALAPGSPTSRAVLQRYGVKVQSELGEGLDRAALGSIVFSDPQERTWLESQVHPFVRQRFDRELQKQAEESLVALMIPLLFEAKLENLCSEIWVMYCTPMQQKQRLMLRNQLTVEEAEQRIRAQWPIDHKRELADHVINNGGEPWSWRSQVNDLLK; encoded by the coding sequence TTGAGTGGAGACAACCGCTGGCAAGGACGGCAACGGCGCATCGGCCTCACCGGTGGGATCGCTAGTGGCAAAAGCAGCGTCGGCCATTTTCTTATTCAGCAGGGCATCCAGGTTCTGGATGCGGATCTCTACGCCCGTGAAGCCTTGGCGCCAGGTAGTCCTACTTCCAGAGCAGTGCTGCAGCGCTACGGCGTAAAAGTACAGAGCGAGCTCGGCGAAGGCCTAGACCGAGCGGCACTCGGATCCATCGTGTTCAGCGATCCCCAAGAACGGACCTGGCTAGAAAGTCAAGTGCACCCGTTCGTGCGACAACGTTTCGATCGGGAGCTTCAGAAGCAGGCTGAAGAGTCTCTGGTGGCTTTAATGATCCCGTTGCTATTTGAAGCCAAGCTAGAGAACCTTTGTTCAGAGATATGGGTGATGTACTGCACACCAATGCAGCAAAAACAACGACTAATGCTGCGTAATCAGCTCACTGTGGAGGAAGCAGAACAACGCATCAGAGCCCAATGGCCTATTGATCACAAACGTGAACTTGCCGACCATGTCATTAACAACGGCGGCGAACCATGGAGCTGGAGATCACAGGTCAATGACCTCCTGAAATAA
- a CDS encoding ABC1 kinase family protein, producing the protein MILFSRLKALLRRAFRGLRIWRAVLTLLFFLWWDARAFSYPGGPTPERRAARQQLRARWLTQELLHLGSAFIKLGQLLSARPDVLPAGWVSELAALQDRVPSFSFDRAQSVLEDELGARCAEIIDLDEQPIAAASLAQVHRASLRSGRQVVLKIQRPGLDRVFRLDLEVMQQVAAVLQRHPKWGRGRDWVAMAQECRRVLLRELDFRLEAQHAARFRQQFLDDPNIRVPGVVWELSTRRVLCLDYLPGIKINDRAALQDAGIDPSKVAEIGSASYLQQLVRYGFFHADPHPGNLAVAADGALIYYDFGMMGQLSERLRRRMGGMVRAAAARDAASLVDEMQAAGVIATGVDVGPVRRLVRLMLKEALTPPFSSSVIEKLSGDLYELVYGQPFRLPVELIFVMRALSTFEGVGKSLDPGFSLVAIAKPYLLPLMTSSGSGSNDLLNEFGRQVGALGSRAVGLPRRLDESLERLEQGDLQLQIRMGESDRQFRRMVTAQHSIGQSVLLGGLAVAAALMGASTRPLWALLPLGAALPVGMGWLKLQGKLRRDGRIENLSGTDRSS; encoded by the coding sequence GTGATCCTGTTCAGTCGCTTGAAGGCCCTGCTGCGTAGAGCATTCCGGGGACTCCGTATTTGGCGTGCTGTTCTGACCTTGCTGTTCTTCCTGTGGTGGGATGCCAGAGCGTTTAGCTATCCGGGCGGTCCAACTCCGGAGCGTCGCGCAGCTCGCCAGCAATTGCGTGCACGTTGGCTGACGCAGGAGCTGCTTCACCTTGGATCGGCTTTTATCAAGCTCGGCCAGTTGTTGTCGGCTCGGCCGGATGTGTTGCCAGCGGGCTGGGTCTCTGAATTGGCGGCATTGCAGGACCGGGTTCCCTCTTTTTCCTTTGACCGTGCTCAGTCTGTTCTTGAGGACGAGCTGGGCGCCCGTTGCGCTGAAATTATTGATCTAGATGAGCAGCCCATCGCGGCGGCTTCCTTGGCCCAGGTGCATCGGGCGAGTCTTCGTAGTGGTCGCCAGGTGGTGCTCAAGATTCAGCGCCCCGGATTGGACCGTGTGTTTCGGCTGGATTTAGAAGTGATGCAGCAGGTGGCTGCTGTGCTTCAGCGTCATCCCAAATGGGGACGAGGGCGCGACTGGGTGGCGATGGCCCAGGAGTGCAGGCGTGTGTTACTCCGAGAGCTTGATTTCCGTCTTGAAGCTCAGCACGCTGCACGGTTTCGACAGCAGTTCCTGGATGATCCGAACATCCGCGTGCCTGGGGTGGTCTGGGAGCTCAGCACTAGGCGCGTTCTCTGTCTCGACTACTTGCCTGGGATCAAAATTAATGACCGTGCGGCTCTTCAAGACGCTGGGATTGATCCGTCCAAGGTGGCTGAGATCGGCTCGGCTAGCTACTTGCAACAGCTCGTGCGCTACGGCTTTTTCCATGCCGATCCCCATCCAGGGAATTTGGCGGTTGCGGCCGATGGAGCGCTGATCTACTACGACTTTGGGATGATGGGGCAACTCTCCGAGCGCCTACGCAGGCGGATGGGAGGGATGGTGAGAGCTGCCGCTGCAAGGGATGCAGCGTCTCTTGTTGATGAGATGCAAGCGGCTGGAGTGATCGCTACTGGTGTTGATGTGGGCCCTGTTCGCCGCTTGGTGCGTCTGATGCTGAAGGAGGCCCTCACGCCGCCGTTCAGCAGTTCCGTGATTGAAAAACTGTCGGGAGACCTGTACGAACTGGTGTACGGGCAGCCGTTTCGGCTGCCCGTGGAGTTGATCTTTGTGATGCGTGCCCTTTCTACGTTTGAAGGGGTCGGCAAAAGTCTTGATCCGGGCTTTAGCCTTGTGGCGATTGCCAAGCCTTATCTGCTGCCGCTCATGACTTCCAGTGGATCTGGCTCCAACGATCTTTTGAATGAATTTGGCCGTCAGGTCGGCGCTCTTGGTTCAAGGGCTGTTGGTCTTCCTCGTCGGTTGGATGAAAGCCTGGAGCGCCTCGAGCAAGGAGACCTGCAGCTTCAGATTCGTATGGGTGAATCAGACCGTCAGTTCCGAAGGATGGTGACGGCGCAGCATTCGATCGGCCAGTCGGTGTTGCTTGGCGGCCTTGCCGTGGCAGCGGCCTTAATGGGTGCCAGTACTAGGCCCCTCTGGGCGTTGCTTCCCCTCGGTGCGGCTCTTCCGGTTGGGATGGGCTGGTTGAAGTTGCAAGGGAAACTTCGCCGGGATGGACGGATTGAGAATTTGTCAGGAACTGATCGTTCGTCCTGA
- a CDS encoding Crp/Fnr family transcriptional regulator codes for MGVFTPDDLGAIPLFEVLSERQRELLLDRHRTSRHQVDQVIVMEQDWGESLFLIRDGLAKVRTYTADGEEVIMSLLGPGDVFGELASLGGHSRSADVVALTSLELIKMRAASFTSLLTEEALFALALARLEAGRLRDLNQRFAVQTADATTRLLDALAYLARRNSGGVDPLAEIPPLAQREVALLAGLARETASRTLSKLRSRGTVTEENGRLRIVDAQPLIKRGLLVG; via the coding sequence ATGGGTGTTTTCACGCCTGATGACCTTGGGGCAATACCTTTGTTCGAGGTCTTGTCGGAACGTCAGAGAGAGTTGCTGCTTGATCGCCACCGGACGAGTCGTCATCAGGTGGATCAAGTGATTGTGATGGAGCAGGATTGGGGAGAATCTTTGTTTTTGATTCGGGATGGATTAGCCAAGGTGCGCACATACACCGCTGATGGAGAGGAGGTGATCATGTCTCTCCTTGGGCCTGGTGATGTGTTTGGAGAGCTGGCTTCTCTTGGTGGTCATTCTCGTTCCGCTGACGTCGTTGCCCTTACGTCACTGGAGTTGATCAAAATGCGTGCCGCTTCATTCACCTCTTTGCTCACCGAGGAGGCCTTATTTGCTTTGGCCCTGGCACGATTGGAGGCTGGGCGATTACGAGACCTCAATCAGCGTTTCGCTGTGCAAACTGCCGATGCAACTACCAGGTTGCTCGATGCTTTGGCTTATCTGGCGCGTCGGAATTCTGGAGGTGTCGATCCCTTGGCAGAAATTCCTCCACTGGCGCAGAGGGAAGTGGCTTTGCTGGCAGGGCTTGCCAGGGAGACGGCCTCACGGACCTTGAGCAAACTGCGTAGTCGTGGCACGGTGACTGAAGAGAACGGACGTCTGCGCATCGTTGATGCTCAGCCTTTGATCAAACGAGGGCTGCTGGTGGGTTGA
- the argJ gene encoding bifunctional glutamate N-acetyltransferase/amino-acid acetyltransferase ArgJ, whose protein sequence is MTQSVIWSPISGGITAPTGFKAAGLSAGLKPSRKADLSLLLASDDAVCAGTFTTSVVRAACVDLCADRLQVASGRVRAVVTNSGQANACTGDRGLVDSLRITQAVADRLGCSQDQVLICSTGVIGVPIAMDPLLAAVDPLVSALSPDGGAAAAQAILTTDLVEKQVAFEAELGGHRVRIGGMAKGSGMIHPNMATMLGYLTCDVAVPCDLWQAMVRRAVDRSFNSITVDGDTSTNDTFLAFAAGDALPTDQLGVLEEGVTLVAQHLARSIARDGEGATCLMEVQVGGTDSEAEARTIARTICGSSLVKTAVHGRDPNWGRIVAAAGRAGVAFSADALALWIGPHQLMSEGQPLPFDRAAASAYLSERACGGYLVDDTVQIRLSLGDGAGEGIAWGCDLSDQYVRINADYTT, encoded by the coding sequence ATGACGCAATCTGTGATCTGGTCTCCAATTTCTGGAGGAATCACTGCTCCCACTGGCTTCAAGGCGGCGGGCTTAAGCGCGGGTCTCAAGCCATCCAGAAAAGCAGACCTCTCCCTGTTACTGGCATCAGACGATGCGGTCTGTGCTGGCACCTTCACAACATCTGTGGTCCGCGCTGCCTGCGTGGATCTTTGTGCGGATCGTCTGCAGGTGGCTTCTGGTCGCGTTCGTGCTGTGGTGACCAATTCCGGGCAGGCCAACGCTTGTACGGGCGATCGGGGTCTGGTCGACAGCCTCCGTATCACCCAAGCAGTTGCTGATCGTTTGGGCTGCTCCCAGGACCAAGTCTTGATTTGCTCCACCGGGGTGATCGGTGTACCGATCGCGATGGATCCCCTTCTTGCCGCTGTGGATCCTTTGGTGAGCGCTTTATCCCCGGATGGTGGTGCGGCAGCTGCTCAGGCCATCCTGACGACGGATCTGGTGGAGAAGCAGGTTGCGTTTGAGGCTGAGCTCGGTGGGCACAGGGTGCGGATCGGAGGGATGGCGAAAGGGTCCGGGATGATTCACCCAAACATGGCCACGATGCTTGGCTATCTCACCTGTGATGTCGCTGTGCCCTGTGACCTGTGGCAAGCCATGGTGCGCCGGGCCGTGGATCGTTCGTTTAATTCCATCACCGTGGATGGCGACACCAGCACCAATGACACCTTCTTGGCGTTTGCGGCAGGAGATGCTCTGCCAACGGACCAGCTCGGAGTGTTGGAGGAGGGGGTGACGTTGGTCGCCCAGCATCTGGCTCGTTCGATTGCTCGGGATGGTGAGGGGGCCACCTGCCTGATGGAGGTGCAGGTGGGGGGCACCGATTCAGAGGCTGAGGCTCGAACAATCGCGCGCACGATTTGTGGGTCGTCGTTGGTTAAAACGGCGGTTCATGGTAGGGATCCCAATTGGGGACGCATCGTGGCGGCCGCTGGTCGTGCCGGTGTGGCATTTTCTGCCGATGCGCTGGCTCTTTGGATTGGCCCCCATCAGCTGATGTCAGAGGGACAGCCGTTGCCATTCGATCGGGCTGCAGCTTCGGCGTATCTCAGTGAACGCGCTTGTGGTGGTTATCTCGTGGATGACACGGTTCAGATTCGCCTGTCTCTTGGTGATGGTGCCGGTGAGGGAATCGCCTGGGGATGCGATCTTTCCGATCAGTACGTGCGCATTAACGCCGATTACACCACTTAA
- the gloA gene encoding lactoylglutathione lyase, protein MRMLHTMLRVGDLERSIRFYTEVLGMQLLRRKDYPSGRFTLAFVGYGDERDNTVLELTHNWDTTDYALGDGYGHIALGLDDIYSACTAIAEKGGRVVREPGPMKHGNTVIAFVDDPDGYKVELIQLSSRSDAA, encoded by the coding sequence ATGCGCATGCTTCACACCATGCTCAGAGTGGGCGATTTGGAGCGATCAATCCGCTTTTACACCGAGGTGTTGGGGATGCAACTGTTGCGTCGTAAGGACTACCCCTCCGGTCGCTTCACGCTTGCGTTTGTTGGATATGGGGATGAGCGCGACAACACCGTTCTTGAGCTGACCCACAACTGGGACACCACGGACTATGCCCTTGGTGATGGCTATGGCCACATTGCGCTTGGTCTCGATGACATCTATTCGGCATGCACTGCGATTGCAGAAAAGGGAGGGCGGGTTGTCCGTGAGCCTGGTCCGATGAAACATGGCAACACCGTGATTGCTTTCGTGGACGATCCAGATGGCTACAAGGTGGAACTGATTCAGCTTTCCTCCCGATCAGACGCGGCCTAA
- the eno gene encoding phosphopyruvate hydratase, translating into MLDSLDLVIDTIVAREVLDSRGNPTVEAEVLLEGGASGRAIVPSGASTGAHEAHELRDGGDRYMGKGVTKAVDHIEERIAPALCGLSALDQGSVDAAMLELDGSDNKSGLGANAILAVSMATARAAANGLGLPLYRYLGGPMATLLPVPLMNVINGGAHAANNLDFQEFMLVPHGAPNFREALRMGTEVFHTLKNLLSERGMSTSVGDEGGFAPDLGNEEAGEVLVQAIEKAGYKPGEQISLALDVASTEFYSDGRYAFSGGSYSSAEMVDQLEQLVNRFPIISIEDGLAEDDWDGWALLTERLGKRVQLVGDDLFVTNTKRLQRGIDANTANSILIKVNQIGSLTETLQAIDLAGRSGYTSVISHRSGETEDTTIADLAVATRAGQIKTGSLSRSERVAKYNQLLRIEDELGNQAVYAGATGQGPRGRD; encoded by the coding sequence GTGCTCGATTCTCTCGATCTCGTCATCGACACCATCGTGGCCAGGGAGGTCTTGGATTCCCGTGGAAACCCCACGGTGGAAGCAGAGGTCTTGCTGGAAGGCGGTGCCAGTGGCCGCGCAATCGTTCCCAGTGGAGCCAGCACCGGCGCCCATGAAGCCCATGAGCTCAGGGACGGTGGCGACCGCTACATGGGTAAGGGCGTCACCAAGGCCGTGGATCACATCGAAGAGCGGATTGCGCCCGCGCTCTGCGGTTTGTCGGCTCTCGATCAGGGCAGCGTGGATGCAGCCATGCTCGAACTTGACGGCAGCGACAACAAATCCGGCCTGGGCGCCAATGCCATCCTCGCCGTGAGCATGGCAACAGCTCGCGCCGCTGCCAACGGGCTAGGCCTGCCTCTCTATCGCTATCTGGGAGGGCCGATGGCAACGCTCCTACCCGTGCCTTTGATGAATGTGATCAATGGGGGCGCCCATGCCGCCAACAACTTGGATTTCCAAGAATTCATGCTTGTTCCTCACGGCGCTCCCAATTTCAGAGAGGCGCTGCGGATGGGCACGGAGGTGTTCCACACCCTGAAGAACTTGCTCAGCGAACGAGGCATGAGCACCTCGGTGGGTGATGAGGGCGGCTTCGCTCCTGATCTCGGCAATGAGGAAGCAGGAGAAGTGCTGGTCCAGGCCATCGAGAAAGCTGGTTACAAGCCAGGTGAGCAAATTTCGCTTGCGCTCGACGTAGCGAGCACGGAGTTTTACAGCGATGGGCGCTACGCCTTCAGTGGCGGTAGCTATTCCAGTGCCGAGATGGTGGACCAGCTGGAACAACTCGTGAATCGCTTCCCGATCATTTCGATTGAGGACGGATTAGCAGAAGACGACTGGGACGGTTGGGCCCTACTCACCGAGCGCCTCGGCAAACGCGTTCAGCTCGTTGGGGATGACCTGTTTGTCACCAATACCAAACGCCTGCAGCGCGGGATTGATGCGAATACCGCCAATTCGATCCTGATCAAAGTGAATCAAATCGGTTCACTGACCGAAACGCTTCAAGCCATCGACCTAGCCGGTCGGTCTGGTTACACCAGCGTGATTAGCCACCGAAGCGGAGAAACGGAAGACACAACCATTGCTGATTTAGCCGTCGCCACTCGCGCAGGCCAGATCAAAACTGGCTCACTGAGCCGCAGCGAGCGGGTCGCCAAATACAACCAACTTCTGCGGATTGAGGACGAGCTTGGCAATCAAGCTGTCTATGCCGGGGCAACAGGCCAGGGACCACGAGGTCGCGACTAA
- a CDS encoding Crp/Fnr family transcriptional regulator → MESENRQLTHLRERLTMLLSTHLPNLPHQVLTAASGDVLITQNAAAKRVLLVKSGELRIERLEEGGTPKVIAVVGANELVGEMALIGEPRHSATVTVHHGPAEILSIRSNDLLQAALYDSDLVMELLALCSTRCRKTNHHLALLLEGLDALSRRDHQALELCCNRLGSRAESGLAHAAELLRQLENHLGPP, encoded by the coding sequence ATGGAAAGCGAGAACCGTCAGCTCACGCATCTAAGAGAACGACTGACGATGCTGCTCAGCACTCATCTACCAAACCTTCCTCACCAAGTACTGACAGCAGCTAGCGGAGATGTCCTGATTACGCAAAACGCCGCTGCCAAGCGCGTACTGCTGGTTAAGTCTGGTGAACTTCGGATCGAACGATTGGAAGAAGGTGGAACGCCGAAGGTTATTGCCGTTGTAGGAGCGAATGAGCTGGTCGGCGAAATGGCACTGATCGGGGAGCCACGCCACAGCGCCACAGTGACTGTTCATCACGGCCCCGCCGAGATCCTTTCCATACGATCAAACGATTTGCTGCAAGCCGCTCTTTATGACAGCGATCTTGTGATGGAGCTTTTGGCTCTTTGCAGTACCCGTTGCCGTAAAACCAATCACCATCTTGCACTGCTTTTAGAAGGCCTGGACGCCTTAAGCCGGCGCGATCATCAAGCACTAGAACTTTGCTGCAACCGTCTCGGCTCTCGAGCGGAATCCGGGCTGGCCCATGCCGCCGAGTTGCTGAGACAGCTTGAAAATCATCTAGGGCCTCCGTAA